From Aerosticca soli, a single genomic window includes:
- a CDS encoding cytochrome c-type biogenesis protein, translated as MARAMRTLLCALLFAVIGTAHAQAIDPLPFKDHAEEVRFQKLTAQLRCLVCQNENLADSNAELARDLRHEVFELMQQGKSDEEIKQYLVARYSKFVLYDPPLDRGTLLLWFGPALILVAGALAVGITVRRRSRAASAAKTAAEPGDDW; from the coding sequence ATGGCCAGGGCGATGCGTACCTTGCTGTGCGCCCTGCTGTTCGCGGTCATCGGCACCGCCCATGCGCAGGCGATCGATCCGCTGCCGTTCAAGGATCACGCCGAGGAAGTGCGCTTCCAGAAGCTCACCGCGCAACTGCGCTGCCTGGTCTGCCAGAACGAGAACCTCGCCGACTCCAACGCCGAGCTCGCCCGCGACCTGCGCCACGAGGTGTTCGAGCTGATGCAGCAGGGCAAGAGCGACGAGGAGATCAAGCAGTACCTGGTCGCCCGCTATTCGAAGTTCGTGCTGTACGACCCGCCGCTCGATCGCGGCACGCTGCTGCTGTGGTTCGGCCCGGCACTGATCCTCGTCGCCGGCGCCCTCGCCGTCGGCATCACCGTGCGCCGTCGCAGCCGCGCGGCCAGCGCCGCCAAAACCGCCGCCGAGCCGGGAGACGACTGGTGA
- a CDS encoding heme ABC transporter permease gives MAKWIPLWVHKLGSPPVFYRVAGWLRPWALALAVLLGAVALYGGLVLAPADYQQGDAYRIIFIHVPCAWMGLFVYGVMAVAAFVALIWRVKLAEVVAMESAPIGAAFTFITLVTGSLWGKPMWGTWWTWDARLTSELVLLFLYLGVIGLYHAFEDRRQGARAAAFLALIGIINVPIVHFSVNWWNTLHQGSTVRLLGPSKISADMLWPLLTMMLATKLYYLASLCGRVRTDLLALESGKDWVRQIALGEGRG, from the coding sequence ATGGCCAAGTGGATTCCCTTGTGGGTGCACAAGCTCGGCTCGCCGCCGGTCTTCTACCGCGTGGCCGGCTGGCTGCGGCCGTGGGCGCTCGCGCTCGCCGTGCTGCTCGGCGCGGTGGCGCTGTACGGCGGTCTGGTGCTGGCGCCGGCCGACTACCAGCAGGGCGACGCCTACCGGATCATCTTCATCCACGTGCCCTGCGCGTGGATGGGCCTGTTCGTCTACGGCGTGATGGCGGTGGCGGCGTTCGTCGCGCTGATCTGGCGGGTGAAGCTGGCCGAAGTGGTGGCGATGGAGTCAGCACCGATCGGTGCGGCCTTCACCTTCATCACCCTGGTCACCGGCTCGCTGTGGGGCAAGCCGATGTGGGGCACCTGGTGGACCTGGGACGCGCGGCTGACCTCCGAACTGGTGCTGCTGTTCCTGTACCTGGGCGTGATCGGTCTCTATCACGCCTTCGAGGATCGCCGCCAGGGCGCGCGCGCTGCCGCCTTCCTCGCGCTGATCGGCATCATCAACGTGCCGATCGTGCATTTCTCGGTGAACTGGTGGAACACCCTGCACCAGGGTTCCACCGTGCGCCTGCTGGGACCGTCGAAGATCAGCGCGGACATGCTCTGGCCGCTGCTGACCATGATGCTCGCCACCAAGCTCTATTACCTCGCCAGCCTGTGCGGCCGCGTGCGCACGGACCTGCTCGCGCTGGAGAGCGGCAAGGACTGGGTGCGGCAGATCGCCCTGGGCGAGGGGCGCGGATGA
- a CDS encoding DsbE family thiol:disulfide interchange protein has product MNRLLPLFGFLLLVALFGFGIWWNTGHDQREVPSPLIGKNAPDFSLPYLDDPSRTLRKADLLGKPYLINVFASWCVACAEEHPVLMAEGRQLGIPVIGYDYKDDPADAKAWLAQHGNPYDRVIADREGRTAIDFGVYGAPESFLVDAKGVIRYKRIGPFTPELIEQELKPRIAELQREAR; this is encoded by the coding sequence ATGAACCGGCTGTTGCCGCTGTTCGGTTTCCTGCTGCTGGTCGCGCTGTTCGGTTTCGGCATCTGGTGGAACACCGGCCACGATCAGCGCGAGGTGCCCTCGCCGTTGATCGGCAAGAACGCGCCCGACTTCAGCCTGCCGTATCTGGATGATCCATCACGCACGCTGCGCAAGGCCGATCTGCTCGGCAAGCCCTATCTCATCAACGTGTTCGCCAGCTGGTGCGTGGCCTGCGCCGAGGAACACCCGGTGCTGATGGCCGAAGGCAGGCAGCTCGGCATTCCGGTGATCGGCTACGACTACAAGGACGATCCCGCCGACGCCAAGGCCTGGCTCGCGCAGCACGGCAACCCCTACGACCGGGTGATCGCCGACCGCGAGGGCCGCACCGCGATCGACTTCGGCGTGTACGGCGCGCCGGAAAGTTTCCTCGTCGATGCCAAGGGCGTGATCCGCTACAAGCGCATCGGCCCGTTCACCCCCGAGCTCATCGAGCAGGAACTCAAACCGCGCATCGCCGAGCTGCAACGGGAGGCGCGCTGA
- a CDS encoding heme lyase CcmF/NrfE family subunit → MTPELGQFALILALLLALAQGVLPIVGAWRGNRALMALARPAAAGQAVFVGTAFVLLAWAFLQCDFSVRYVADNSNLALPWYYRIAAVWGAHEGSMLLWVTILNVWTVALIALSRQLPEAFLARVVGVLGLIGVGFLAFILFTSNPFERLLPMPADGGDLNPVLQDPGMTFHPPVIYMGYVGFSVAFAFAIAGLLGGELEQAWVRWSRPWTNVAWGFLSAGIVAGSWWAYAELGWGGWWFWDPVENASFMPWLVGAALVHAQAVTEKRGSLRAWTILLSIFAFSLSLLGTFLVRSGVLTSVHAFASDPRRGLFILGFLTVVVGGSLLLYALRAPKVAGGKPFGVVSRESAILIGNLMLTVAAAMVLLGTLFPLIGDALNLGKVSVGPPYFGFLFTLLMLPVVLLLPFGPFLRWGGAGDAGLLKRVLLRVTVAALACALVAAFLTHGQARAVAGVAGAVWVGVGVLLYAFKRWREMPRGRRYPAEMAGMLLAHFGVGVFLIGVMLSESLSVTRDVRMAPGEEQRLGAYRFRFEGVSESAGPNWHGVQGTVRVFHDDRPLALMHPQKRTYLRGQVQTESAIVPGITRDLYVALGEPMDPQHPEGAWALRLYEKPFVRWIWAGGLLMMLGGFVSAADRRFRTRRAATAATQDADMTAASPTATAQESRA, encoded by the coding sequence ATGACGCCGGAACTCGGTCAATTCGCGCTGATCCTCGCCCTGCTGCTCGCGCTCGCCCAGGGCGTGCTGCCGATCGTCGGCGCCTGGCGCGGCAACCGCGCACTGATGGCGCTGGCGCGGCCGGCCGCCGCCGGACAGGCGGTGTTCGTCGGCACCGCCTTCGTGCTGCTGGCGTGGGCGTTCCTGCAGTGCGATTTCTCGGTGCGCTACGTCGCTGACAACTCCAACCTCGCGCTGCCCTGGTACTACCGCATCGCCGCGGTGTGGGGCGCGCACGAGGGCTCGATGCTGCTGTGGGTCACCATCCTCAACGTGTGGACGGTGGCGCTGATCGCGCTCAGCCGGCAGTTGCCGGAAGCCTTCCTGGCCCGCGTGGTCGGCGTACTCGGCCTGATCGGCGTCGGCTTCCTCGCCTTCATCCTGTTCACCTCCAACCCGTTCGAGCGTCTGCTGCCGATGCCGGCCGACGGCGGCGATCTGAATCCGGTCCTGCAGGATCCCGGCATGACCTTCCACCCGCCGGTGATCTACATGGGTTACGTCGGCTTCTCGGTGGCCTTCGCCTTCGCCATCGCCGGTCTGCTCGGCGGCGAGCTGGAACAGGCGTGGGTGCGCTGGTCGCGGCCGTGGACCAACGTAGCCTGGGGATTCCTTTCCGCCGGCATCGTCGCCGGCAGCTGGTGGGCCTACGCCGAGCTCGGCTGGGGCGGCTGGTGGTTCTGGGACCCGGTGGAAAACGCGAGCTTCATGCCGTGGCTGGTCGGCGCCGCGCTGGTACACGCGCAGGCGGTGACCGAGAAGCGCGGCAGCCTGCGCGCGTGGACCATCCTCTTGTCGATCTTCGCCTTCTCGCTGTCGCTGCTCGGCACCTTCCTGGTGCGCTCGGGCGTGCTGACCTCGGTGCATGCGTTCGCCTCCGATCCGCGCCGCGGCCTGTTCATCCTGGGCTTCCTCACCGTAGTGGTCGGCGGCTCGCTGCTCTTGTACGCACTGCGCGCGCCGAAGGTGGCCGGCGGCAAGCCGTTCGGCGTCGTCTCGCGCGAGAGCGCGATCCTGATCGGCAACCTGATGCTCACCGTCGCCGCGGCGATGGTGCTGCTCGGCACGCTGTTCCCGCTGATCGGCGATGCGCTCAACCTCGGCAAGGTGTCGGTGGGGCCGCCGTATTTCGGCTTCCTGTTCACCCTGCTGATGCTGCCGGTGGTGCTGCTGCTGCCGTTCGGGCCGTTCCTGCGCTGGGGCGGCGCGGGCGATGCCGGGCTGCTCAAGCGCGTGCTGCTGCGCGTGACCGTGGCCGCACTGGCCTGCGCCCTCGTCGCCGCCTTCCTCACCCATGGCCAGGCCCGGGCCGTCGCCGGTGTGGCCGGCGCGGTGTGGGTCGGCGTGGGCGTGCTGCTGTACGCCTTCAAGCGCTGGCGCGAGATGCCGCGTGGCCGGCGCTATCCGGCGGAAATGGCCGGCATGCTGCTCGCGCACTTCGGCGTCGGCGTGTTCCTGATCGGTGTCATGCTCTCCGAATCGCTCAGCGTCACCCGCGATGTGCGCATGGCGCCGGGCGAGGAGCAGCGACTGGGCGCGTATCGCTTCCGCTTCGAGGGCGTGAGCGAAAGCGCCGGGCCCAACTGGCACGGCGTGCAGGGCACCGTGCGGGTGTTCCACGACGATCGCCCGCTCGCGCTGATGCATCCGCAAAAGCGCACCTACCTGCGCGGTCAGGTGCAGACCGAATCGGCGATCGTCCCCGGCATCACCCGTGACCTCTATGTCGCGCTCGGCGAACCGATGGACCCGCAACACCCCGAAGGCGCATGGGCGCTCAGGCTCTACGAAAAACCGTTCGTGCGCTGGATCTGGGCCGGCGGCCTGCTGATGATGCTGGGCGGCTTCGTCAGCGCGGCGGACCGGCGCTTCCGCACGCGCCGCGCGGCCACCGCCGCCACGCAGGACGCCGACATGACGGCCGCATCACCGACGGCCACCGCGCAGGAGTCGCGCGCATGA
- a CDS encoding cysteine dioxygenase family protein, with protein MLTIEFPGCHALIGVIDAAVAQGALPAITDQLRHALCRLIRSDTLQLPPCVFEPAAGRYARRELYRSDTLGYSVVAMTWAPGQGTLIHDHAGMWCVEGVCSGELEVTQYDPLDSRADRYRFQPVGAIQAGPGSAGSLIPPHEYHTIRNPSEDTIAVSLHIYAGAMTHCAVFEPLPEDSWYVRRERALGLDPVH; from the coding sequence ATGCTCACCATCGAGTTTCCGGGCTGCCACGCACTGATCGGCGTCATCGACGCCGCCGTCGCCCAGGGCGCGCTGCCGGCCATCACCGATCAGCTGCGCCATGCCCTGTGCCGGCTGATCCGCAGCGACACGCTCCAGCTGCCGCCATGCGTGTTCGAGCCGGCCGCTGGCCGCTACGCCCGCCGCGAGCTCTATCGCAGCGACACCTTGGGCTACAGCGTGGTGGCGATGACCTGGGCCCCCGGCCAAGGCACGCTGATCCACGACCATGCCGGCATGTGGTGCGTCGAAGGCGTCTGCAGCGGTGAACTCGAGGTCACCCAATACGATCCGCTGGACAGCCGCGCCGACCGCTACCGCTTCCAGCCGGTCGGCGCGATCCAGGCCGGACCGGGTTCGGCCGGCAGCCTGATCCCGCCGCACGAGTACCACACCATCCGCAACCCCAGCGAGGACACCATCGCGGTGAGTCTGCACATCTATGCCGGGGCGATGACGCACTGCGCCGTATTCGAACCGCTACCCGAGGATTCCTGGTATGTGCGTCGCGAACGGGCACTGGGGCTCGACCCCGTGCACTGA
- a CDS encoding formylglycine-generating enzyme family protein: protein MPSSQTVQRQRTLGGILGVLVLAVALVYHFFPRMFHVDPDEISARRAQQIGAVPGSLETRPAASAGDAEAVAGPPLTLAPSSVVARRMARPNQALPEQHGEDPPQVRALLERAAKALQAGELTGREGAAALYAQAARMKPDSRRALAGLIEVRNRLLAQAEQDIALGDEGSARELLATLRTLPDSEEAVDQLEHELEVLRQVRPLLTRAAALLQQGHADQPPGNNALQIYRQVLKLDPHNAVAEQGLLQVQRAVLDRALAAVAQNDFASAARALQQAAAIVPDSPQWQDARSRIEDIRRQRVGGLLAQARSALDAGNVALAVQLAAQARAVDPDAPELAAFDESLTNARLYGGYRPGQIFIDRLADLPGQAPAMVVIPAGRFIMGAADDERGHTDAEVPAHQVTIARGFALGRTEVTVGEFRAFVKASGYRPDSERLGGASVYDERSGALREDRQASWRDDYAGHPAADNLPVVNVSWNDAQAYAAWLSQHTGKRYRLPSEAEFEYALRGGTRTRYWWGEGNPTQAVENLTGSGDRSPRGRRWSHAFPHYRDGYWGPAPVMSFATNPFGLYDIDGNVSEWVADCWHDNYLRAPQDGSAWLNPGCTVHVVRGGSWGSSPEQARSAFRQAAAADTRSGRVGFRLMREL, encoded by the coding sequence ATGCCGAGCAGTCAGACCGTCCAGCGTCAGCGCACCTTGGGGGGCATTTTGGGCGTGCTCGTGCTGGCGGTGGCGCTGGTCTATCACTTCTTCCCGCGGATGTTTCATGTCGATCCCGACGAGATCTCCGCGCGGCGCGCGCAACAGATCGGCGCGGTGCCCGGCAGTCTGGAGACGCGCCCGGCGGCGAGCGCAGGCGACGCCGAGGCGGTGGCCGGACCGCCGCTCACGCTGGCGCCCTCCAGCGTGGTCGCGCGGCGCATGGCGCGTCCGAATCAAGCCTTGCCCGAACAGCATGGCGAGGATCCGCCCCAGGTCCGCGCGCTGCTCGAACGGGCCGCCAAGGCGCTTCAGGCCGGGGAGCTGACCGGCCGCGAGGGCGCCGCGGCGCTCTACGCGCAGGCGGCGCGCATGAAGCCCGACAGCCGCCGCGCACTGGCCGGCCTCATCGAGGTGCGTAACCGGCTGCTGGCCCAGGCCGAGCAGGACATCGCTCTGGGCGACGAAGGCTCGGCGCGCGAGCTGCTCGCCACGCTGCGCACGCTGCCCGACAGCGAGGAGGCGGTCGACCAGCTCGAACACGAGCTCGAAGTCCTGCGCCAGGTGCGGCCGCTGCTGACCCGTGCGGCGGCCCTGTTGCAGCAGGGACACGCCGATCAGCCCCCCGGCAACAATGCGCTGCAGATCTACCGGCAAGTGCTCAAGCTCGACCCGCACAACGCGGTGGCCGAGCAGGGACTGCTGCAGGTCCAGCGTGCCGTGCTGGACCGCGCGCTGGCGGCGGTGGCGCAGAACGACTTCGCCAGCGCCGCGCGCGCCCTGCAGCAGGCCGCGGCCATCGTGCCCGATTCGCCGCAATGGCAGGACGCCCGTTCGCGCATCGAAGACATCCGCCGCCAGCGTGTGGGCGGGCTGTTGGCGCAGGCGCGCTCGGCGCTGGATGCCGGCAACGTCGCGCTCGCCGTCCAGTTGGCCGCGCAGGCCCGGGCCGTCGACCCCGACGCGCCCGAACTGGCCGCGTTCGATGAAAGCCTGACCAATGCGCGGCTGTATGGCGGCTATCGGCCGGGGCAGATCTTCATCGATCGTCTGGCCGATCTGCCGGGACAGGCGCCGGCGATGGTGGTGATCCCGGCCGGACGCTTCATCATGGGCGCTGCCGATGACGAGCGCGGACATACCGACGCCGAGGTGCCGGCCCACCAGGTGACGATCGCCAGGGGGTTCGCGCTTGGGCGCACCGAGGTGACCGTCGGCGAGTTCCGTGCCTTCGTCAAGGCCAGCGGTTATCGTCCCGATTCGGAGCGTCTGGGCGGCGCCAGTGTCTACGACGAGCGCAGCGGCGCCTTGCGCGAGGACAGACAGGCGAGCTGGCGCGACGATTACGCAGGCCACCCGGCCGCGGACAACCTGCCGGTGGTCAACGTGTCGTGGAACGATGCTCAGGCCTATGCCGCGTGGCTCTCGCAGCACACCGGCAAGCGTTACCGCCTGCCCAGCGAGGCGGAGTTCGAATATGCGTTGCGCGGCGGTACCCGCACCCGTTACTGGTGGGGGGAAGGTAACCCGACGCAGGCGGTGGAAAACCTGACCGGCAGCGGCGACCGTTCGCCGCGTGGACGGCGCTGGAGCCATGCCTTTCCCCATTACCGCGACGGTTATTGGGGGCCGGCACCGGTGATGAGCTTCGCGACCAATCCATTCGGGCTCTACGACATCGACGGCAACGTTTCCGAATGGGTGGCCGACTGCTGGCACGACAATTATCTGCGCGCCCCGCAGGACGGCAGCGCCTGGCTCAATCCCGGTTGCACGGTGCACGTGGTGCGCGGCGGCTCCTGGGGCAGTTCGCCCGAGCAGGCGCGCTCGGCCTTCCGTCAAGCGGCAGCGGCCGACACGCGCAGCGGCCGGGTCGGCTTTCGCCTCATGCGCGAGCTTTGA
- a CDS encoding ribonuclease D codes for MTGQSHTDTAHDAAGAAWIDRAEALADWLDAVPASAVLALDTEFMRRNTFFPQLALVQLGYHGRQALVDPLAFDAAPALERLQHHGVVVMHSAGEDLEALAPLLPEGPQVLFDTQIAAAFVGLGLGLSYGALVSALLGVQLDKSEARSDWLQRPLSAAQQSYAALDVRYLEPLHEALRERLQASEREAWHAEDCERLKARASQRAADLQPQRALRAAAGWNPERQALLRRLLNWREQRARSLNRPRPWLLEDTLALDLVQSPPRSPGELETRSRAQRALRAGERAELFALLAKPVSPEEVAATAPIPGYPQGPLKQALAAMKDYVDELAAELDIPPGLLCPRKALEEYVVTTRWPEQLTGWRQGQLEHGLSSLLP; via the coding sequence ATGACAGGGCAATCGCATACCGACACGGCGCACGATGCGGCCGGAGCCGCCTGGATCGATCGTGCCGAGGCCCTCGCGGACTGGCTGGACGCGGTCCCGGCGTCCGCCGTGCTCGCACTCGACACCGAATTCATGCGGCGCAATACGTTCTTTCCGCAGTTGGCCCTGGTGCAGCTCGGTTATCACGGCCGCCAGGCCCTCGTCGACCCGCTCGCCTTCGACGCCGCACCCGCGCTCGAACGTCTGCAGCACCATGGCGTCGTGGTCATGCACAGCGCCGGCGAGGATCTGGAAGCGCTGGCGCCGCTGCTGCCGGAAGGCCCGCAGGTGCTGTTCGACACCCAGATCGCCGCGGCCTTCGTGGGTCTGGGCCTCGGGCTGAGCTACGGCGCCCTGGTCAGTGCCCTGCTCGGCGTCCAGCTGGACAAGAGCGAGGCACGCTCGGACTGGCTGCAACGCCCGCTTTCGGCCGCGCAGCAAAGCTATGCCGCGCTCGACGTGCGCTATCTCGAGCCGCTCCACGAGGCATTGCGCGAACGGCTCCAGGCCAGTGAGCGCGAGGCCTGGCACGCCGAGGACTGTGAGCGCCTGAAGGCCCGCGCCAGCCAGCGTGCGGCCGATCTGCAGCCGCAGCGTGCGCTACGCGCCGCCGCCGGCTGGAACCCGGAACGACAGGCGCTGCTGCGGCGGCTGCTCAACTGGCGCGAGCAGCGGGCCCGGTCGCTGAACCGGCCGCGCCCGTGGCTGCTCGAGGACACCCTGGCGCTCGATCTCGTGCAGTCGCCACCGCGCAGTCCGGGCGAACTGGAAACGCGCAGTCGCGCCCAGCGGGCCTTGCGCGCCGGCGAGCGCGCCGAACTGTTCGCGCTGCTGGCAAAGCCGGTATCGCCGGAGGAAGTCGCCGCCACCGCACCGATTCCCGGTTATCCGCAAGGACCGCTCAAACAGGCGCTCGCGGCCATGAAGGACTACGTGGACGAGCTGGCCGCGGAACTGGACATCCCGCCCGGGCTGCTGTGCCCGCGCAAGGCGCTGGAGGAATACGTGGTCACGACGCGTTGGCCCGAACAGCTCACCGGCTGGCGCCAGGGCCAGCTGGAGCACGGTCTCAGCAGCCTGCTGCCTTGA
- the metX gene encoding homoserine O-acetyltransferase MetX — MKRGGALHGARVAYETWGRLNDARDNAVLILTGLSPSAHAASSADDPSPGWWEAMIGPGKPIDTDRWYVVCVNSLGSDKGSTGPASIDPATGQPYRLRFPALSLEDVANAAWSLAHEGLGIGRLACLIGCSMGGMSALAYLLQHPGSAGAHISVNTAPQAQPFAIAIRSLQREAIRLDPQWDHGNYDIPARPGGKYPEAGMSIARKLGVITYRSAMEWKGRFARIRLDSEHRDDEPFGYEFEVERYLQAHAQRFVRSFDPNCYLYLSRASDWFDVAGYGDGDVHAGLRRIQLERALVLGAGTDILFPLEQQEQIAQGLRAGGAEVDFIAMDSPQGHDAFLVDIAHYGPAIGAFMATLAGRNEPR; from the coding sequence ATGAAACGGGGCGGTGCGCTGCACGGCGCACGCGTGGCCTATGAGACCTGGGGCCGGCTGAACGATGCCCGCGACAACGCCGTGCTCATCCTCACCGGGCTGTCGCCGAGCGCGCATGCCGCCTCCAGTGCCGACGATCCCTCGCCGGGCTGGTGGGAGGCGATGATCGGCCCGGGCAAGCCGATCGATACCGACCGCTGGTACGTGGTTTGTGTCAATTCGCTGGGCAGCGACAAGGGCTCGACGGGGCCGGCCTCGATCGATCCGGCCACCGGACAACCCTACCGCCTGCGCTTTCCCGCGCTATCGCTCGAGGACGTGGCCAATGCGGCCTGGTCGCTGGCCCACGAAGGCCTGGGCATCGGGCGCCTGGCCTGCCTCATCGGCTGTTCGATGGGCGGCATGAGCGCACTGGCGTATCTGCTGCAGCATCCGGGCAGCGCCGGGGCGCACATCAGCGTGAATACCGCGCCGCAGGCGCAGCCGTTCGCCATTGCCATCCGCTCGCTGCAGCGCGAGGCCATCCGCCTCGATCCGCAGTGGGACCACGGCAACTACGACATCCCGGCCCGGCCCGGCGGCAAATACCCGGAAGCGGGCATGAGCATCGCGCGCAAGCTCGGTGTCATCACCTATCGCTCGGCGATGGAATGGAAGGGTCGCTTCGCCCGCATTCGGCTCGATTCGGAACATCGCGACGATGAACCGTTCGGCTACGAATTCGAGGTCGAGCGTTACCTGCAGGCACATGCGCAACGTTTCGTGCGCAGTTTCGATCCCAACTGCTATCTGTACCTTTCCCGTGCCAGCGACTGGTTCGACGTCGCCGGCTACGGCGATGGCGACGTGCACGCGGGCCTGCGGCGCATCCAGCTGGAACGTGCGCTGGTGCTCGGCGCGGGTACCGACATCCTGTTCCCGCTCGAACAGCAGGAACAGATCGCCCAGGGCCTGCGTGCCGGCGGCGCCGAGGTCGACTTCATTGCCATGGATTCGCCGCAGGGGCACGATGCCTTCCTGGTCGACATCGCCCACTATGGCCCGGCCATCGGCGCTTTCATGGCGACCCTGGCCGGACGCAACGAACCACGCTGA
- the ccmE gene encoding cytochrome c maturation protein CcmE, which produces MNPTRKRRLTLVLLVLAAAGVAIGLGVFALQRNMNYLFTPSQVHSGAANGYATFRLGGMVKSGSIRRDPDSLKVTFTVVDAGGAMPVEYTGILPDLFRDNQSVIATGHMDNARFVATEVLAKHDETYMPKELKDAMAKAHQGKQVGRTDRESRP; this is translated from the coding sequence ATGAATCCGACCCGCAAACGCCGCCTCACCCTCGTCCTGCTCGTGCTCGCCGCCGCCGGGGTGGCGATCGGGCTCGGCGTCTTCGCCCTGCAGCGGAACATGAATTACCTGTTCACGCCGAGCCAGGTGCACTCGGGCGCCGCCAATGGCTATGCCACCTTCCGCCTGGGCGGCATGGTCAAGTCCGGCTCGATCCGGCGCGATCCCGACTCGCTGAAAGTCACCTTCACCGTGGTGGACGCGGGCGGCGCCATGCCGGTCGAGTACACCGGCATCCTGCCCGACCTGTTCCGCGACAACCAGTCGGTGATCGCCACCGGCCACATGGACAACGCGCGCTTCGTCGCCACCGAGGTGCTCGCCAAGCACGACGAGACCTACATGCCCAAGGAACTCAAGGACGCGATGGCCAAGGCGCATCAGGGCAAGCAGGTCGGGCGGACCGACCGGGAGAGCCGCCCATGA
- the ccmD gene encoding heme exporter protein CcmD, which yields MSGFLAMGGYAAYVWPAYAVFVLVLAADFLAPVLRRRRLLRELRARLARQTRRSRPPETSDVR from the coding sequence ATGAGCGGCTTTCTCGCCATGGGCGGCTATGCGGCCTATGTGTGGCCAGCCTATGCGGTGTTCGTGCTGGTGCTCGCCGCCGACTTCCTCGCACCGGTGCTGCGCCGCCGGCGCCTGTTGCGTGAATTGCGCGCACGTCTCGCCCGGCAGACACGCCGGTCGCGCCCACCCGAAACCTCCGACGTTCGATGA
- a CDS encoding tetratricopeptide repeat protein, with protein sequence MFFLLAALMLCVALALLLVPLLKAARRQGGHTRGTLALALGMAFALPLVAVGLYMAIGTPAALQGVTREPTAGDIDQAIAALRKHLAEQPDDAQGWALLGRTLLALQRPAEAREAFGRLLERAPDDTTAMLGWAEADAQARPDHRLEGRALELLQRVAAREPDNQRALWLLGIAAYQQDHYQEAIEHWQRLLPQLKAGSPVAQSVAAQIDEAKRRLGQPPMAMDATPSPPQTPTAASSTAASQPPATGVALTVEVRVAPALAGRIGKGDTLFVYARDAQGPAMPLAVARLDAATLPATVTLTDAMAMTPQHRLSSARRVFVGARVSKSGQALAQPGDLEGDAGVVELKDGARVAITLDRVR encoded by the coding sequence ATGTTCTTCCTGCTTGCGGCGCTGATGCTCTGCGTCGCCCTGGCCCTGCTGCTGGTGCCCTTGCTCAAGGCGGCCCGCCGCCAGGGCGGACATACCCGCGGCACCTTGGCACTCGCGCTCGGCATGGCCTTCGCCCTGCCGCTGGTCGCGGTGGGGCTGTATATGGCCATCGGCACGCCCGCCGCACTGCAGGGCGTCACCCGTGAACCGACTGCCGGCGACATCGACCAGGCCATCGCCGCCCTGCGCAAGCATCTGGCCGAGCAGCCTGACGATGCGCAGGGCTGGGCGCTGCTCGGCCGTACCCTGCTCGCCCTGCAGCGACCGGCCGAGGCGCGCGAGGCCTTCGGGCGACTGCTCGAACGCGCGCCCGATGACACCACCGCCATGCTGGGCTGGGCCGAGGCCGACGCCCAGGCACGCCCCGATCACCGGCTCGAAGGCCGCGCGCTCGAGCTGCTCCAACGCGTGGCCGCACGCGAGCCGGACAATCAGCGTGCGTTGTGGCTGCTCGGCATCGCCGCCTATCAACAGGATCATTACCAGGAAGCCATCGAACACTGGCAGCGGCTGCTGCCGCAACTTAAGGCGGGATCCCCGGTCGCGCAGTCAGTCGCCGCACAGATCGACGAAGCCAAGCGCCGGCTGGGCCAGCCGCCGATGGCGATGGACGCTACCCCATCGCCGCCGCAGACGCCCACGGCCGCATCCTCCACCGCGGCGTCCCAGCCGCCGGCGACTGGTGTCGCCCTTACCGTTGAGGTGCGTGTCGCCCCCGCCCTGGCCGGGCGGATCGGCAAGGGCGACACCTTGTTCGTCTATGCCCGCGATGCGCAGGGGCCGGCGATGCCGCTCGCGGTGGCCAGGCTCGACGCCGCCACGCTGCCGGCCACCGTGACGCTGACCGATGCGATGGCGATGACGCCGCAACATCGGCTCTCCTCGGCGCGCCGGGTGTTCGTCGGCGCGCGCGTCAGCAAGAGCGGCCAGGCGCTCGCCCAACCCGGCGATCTCGAAGGCGATGCCGGCGTGGTCGAGCTCAAGGACGGCGCGCGGGTCGCGATCACCCTCGACCGGGTGCGCTGA